Proteins found in one Miscanthus floridulus cultivar M001 chromosome 4, ASM1932011v1, whole genome shotgun sequence genomic segment:
- the LOC136549027 gene encoding secreted protein CSS1-like — MIDSEYAIPDDAVNHPAPSVSKSGKPFNLRPISPTSPIGYNAPTLAALTHQKIRTKTITSKSKLAISRATPSAAATTLVKAFKGVRAATGSSSAIPPISSTTPSEQQLGTSANVPDAQASQPTSVDAPQPIVADVQAKRKASTDTEAQPKRQRSMPIPTSAPMSSVITPQEPTTDEVTEDIPSASSADPHDILQVASSSQAQEIALKQEQDSPNSLFSFAIDISDDDGEETSSSLALGTISAETKSKLETLLNLLQ; from the exons atgatcgattctGAATATGCTATCCCTGACGATGCG gttaaccacccagcaccatcggtgagcaaaagtgggaaacccttcaacctccggcctatttccccaacatcgccgatcggctacaacgctcccaccttagccgctttgacccaccagaagattcgtaccaagaccatcacttctaagtcaaAATTGGCtatatccagggctactccatcggccgctgctacaaccttggtcaaagcctttaag ggggtaagagctgctactggatcatcatcggcaattccgccgatatcaagcaccactccttcagag caacaattgggtacatcagcaaacgtaccagatgcccaagcttcacaaccaacaagtgtcgatgccccccagccgatcgttgccgatgtccaagcaaagcgcaaagcttcaacagatactgaagcacagccaaaacgacaaaggtctatgccgatccctacatctgccccaatgtcatcggtcatcacacctcaagagcctaccaccgatgaagtcacagaggatatcccatcggcaagctcagccgatccacacgacatactccaggttgcttcctccagtcaagcacaggaaattgccttgaaacag gaacaagattccccgaacagcctattttcctttgccattgacatttctgacgacgatggagaggagacaagttcttcccttgcactgggaacaatatcggcagaaactaaatccaagttggaaaccctcctgaacttgctaca